The following are encoded together in the Streptomyces sp. NBC_01717 genome:
- a CDS encoding acyl carrier protein: MSDIFDGMRQILTQRFHAAEEQLTPDASLDDLGMDSLDRVEFALMLEQAHGIRFGSDVDGVRTLAQTAALIARKKGAVE; the protein is encoded by the coding sequence ATGAGCGACATTTTTGATGGAATGCGACAGATCCTGACTCAGCGGTTCCATGCCGCCGAAGAGCAGCTCACGCCGGATGCGAGCCTGGACGACCTGGGCATGGACTCGCTGGACCGCGTGGAGTTCGCCCTGATGCTGGAGCAGGCGCACGGCATCAGATTTGGCTCCGACGTGGACGGCGTCCGCACGCTAGCCCAGACCGCAGCGTTGATTGCGCGCAAGAAGGGCGCTGTCGAATGA
- the eccCa gene encoding type VII secretion protein EccCa, which yields MSVILFRRPARRHGPQMPSGEVSLQEPPTLPEVVPDSSAVWTYLPMALMSVSMMMMFMRPGMSRSSGGLMYIAIGLMVLASAGMMLGQVMRRSGERKQRLKGERRDYLRYLAQTRRKVRAAVTEQQKALSWRHPAPEALGSLARSTRLWERRPSDEDFLEVRVGVGDQRLAMTLTPLSTKPVEDLEPLSAHALRSFIRAYSNVPEQPIAVYLKAWSKVLLRGDEEQIRGVIRALLAQLAVFHSPDDVWIALCVSDEQRAEWEWAKWLPHSLHRHEQDGAGPTRLIASAFGELENLLGAEFQERPACDPEAVPGREEPFMVVVVDGCTIPDGHRFDGLGFRNAVVLDLTGALSWKPGRTTLRLELKDNRLSLVRTDRDRKEETTVLGAPDRLGPVGSEAVARLIAPYRMGLGGEVGEPFSADVQLTTLLGIPDLYRHEPSSLWKRFTGSGRLRVPIAVSGDGAPIELDIKESAQGGTGPHGMLIGATGSGKSELLRTLVLALALTHSSETLNFVLVDFKGGATFLGLDELPHTSAVITNLADEVALVSRMQDALHGELMRRQELLRSAGNYVSAVEYEKARQTGTPLQPLPSLFVVVDEFSELLSMHRDFMDLFVMIGRLGRSLGVHLLLASQRLDEGRIHQLESHLSYRIGLRTFSAMESRGVLGVTDAYELPAQPGSGFLKSGVDALTRFRAAYVSGPYVKRRSAVVQAQVASQIVPWTSGWVVPRAPAADPELGESQEAPEPEAEEAESGETLLSVAVERLRGSGPPAHQVWLPPLDVPPTLDQLLPPLAPHPRFGLTTADWPSRGRLTVPVGIVDRPFDQLRDLLTVDLSSSGGHVAIAGGPQSGKSTLLRTLITALALTHTPREVQFYCLDFGGGTLAGLSGLPHMGGVAARVDSERVGRTVAEVNAVLSGRERFFLEHGVDSMATYRKRRAEGEFPDEPHGDVFLVIDGWSTVRQDFDTHIPTFNALAARGLNYGVHLIVTTARWVELSASVRDQAGTRLELRMGDSMDSHIDSRKAAAVPRSPGRGLTGERLHYLAALPRIDGVEDSDDLADGVAGLVSAVSESWTGPSAPPVRMLPSRVEVSELPTPEGDLRIAIGLEENELAPVWHDFSENPHMIVVGDTECGKTNLLKVLAKGITDSYTPAEARIMTVDYRRQLVEAVPEEYRLGHAVSLDVLQELVNGVARAVKQRVPDADVSPSRMKLCDWWTGPRLFILVDDYDMVGTGPLAQPFMPLLDHLALGYEVGLHIVVARSSAGAGRGLNESLLRRLQEVNTPALLMSCPPSEGYLFGNVKGRTLIPGRAVRIARRKSVQVQTALAEGEAT from the coding sequence TTGAGTGTGATCCTGTTCCGGCGGCCCGCGCGCCGGCACGGCCCGCAGATGCCGTCGGGGGAGGTCAGCCTCCAGGAGCCGCCCACCCTGCCGGAGGTCGTCCCCGACAGCTCCGCAGTCTGGACCTATCTGCCCATGGCGCTGATGTCGGTGTCCATGATGATGATGTTCATGCGGCCCGGGATGTCCAGGTCGAGCGGCGGGCTCATGTACATCGCCATCGGCTTGATGGTGCTGGCCTCCGCAGGCATGATGCTGGGTCAGGTCATGCGCCGCAGCGGCGAGCGCAAGCAGCGACTCAAGGGTGAGCGCCGTGACTACCTTCGCTATCTGGCGCAGACCCGGCGCAAGGTGCGGGCCGCCGTCACCGAGCAGCAAAAAGCCCTGTCCTGGCGGCATCCGGCACCTGAGGCGCTGGGCAGCTTGGCACGCAGTACCCGGTTGTGGGAACGGCGCCCGTCAGACGAGGACTTCCTCGAGGTCCGGGTCGGCGTCGGCGACCAGCGGCTCGCCATGACACTGACCCCGCTGTCAACCAAACCCGTGGAGGACCTCGAGCCACTGTCGGCGCACGCGCTGCGAAGCTTCATCCGGGCGTACTCCAACGTTCCGGAGCAGCCGATCGCGGTCTACCTCAAGGCGTGGTCGAAGGTTCTCCTCCGGGGCGACGAAGAGCAGATCCGTGGTGTGATCCGCGCGCTGCTCGCCCAGCTCGCCGTATTCCACTCCCCCGACGACGTGTGGATCGCGCTGTGCGTCTCCGACGAGCAGCGTGCGGAGTGGGAGTGGGCCAAGTGGCTGCCGCACAGCCTGCACCGGCACGAGCAGGACGGGGCCGGGCCGACCCGCCTGATCGCCTCGGCATTCGGTGAGTTGGAGAACCTCCTGGGGGCCGAGTTCCAGGAGCGCCCCGCGTGCGACCCGGAGGCCGTTCCCGGCCGCGAGGAGCCCTTCATGGTCGTCGTGGTGGACGGTTGCACCATCCCCGACGGTCACCGCTTCGACGGGCTGGGCTTCCGCAACGCGGTCGTCCTCGACCTGACCGGGGCCCTGTCGTGGAAGCCTGGCCGTACCACGCTTCGCCTGGAACTCAAGGACAACCGCCTGTCATTGGTGCGCACCGATCGCGATCGCAAAGAGGAGACGACCGTGCTGGGCGCGCCCGACCGGCTGGGCCCGGTCGGCTCCGAGGCCGTCGCCCGCCTGATCGCCCCGTACCGGATGGGGCTGGGCGGCGAGGTGGGCGAGCCGTTCTCCGCCGATGTGCAGCTCACGACACTGCTGGGCATCCCTGACCTGTACCGGCATGAGCCGTCCTCGCTGTGGAAGCGGTTTACCGGCAGCGGCCGGCTGCGGGTCCCCATTGCCGTCAGCGGCGATGGCGCCCCGATCGAGCTGGACATCAAGGAATCGGCCCAGGGCGGCACGGGTCCGCACGGCATGCTCATCGGAGCCACCGGTTCCGGCAAGAGCGAGCTGCTGCGCACCCTGGTCCTGGCGCTGGCCCTCACCCACTCCTCGGAGACGCTCAACTTCGTCCTCGTCGACTTCAAGGGCGGGGCGACCTTCCTGGGTTTGGACGAGCTTCCGCACACCTCGGCGGTCATCACCAACCTCGCCGACGAAGTGGCGCTGGTCTCCCGGATGCAGGATGCCCTGCACGGGGAACTGATGCGCCGCCAGGAGCTGTTGCGCTCTGCAGGGAACTACGTCTCGGCGGTGGAGTACGAGAAGGCACGGCAGACGGGCACACCACTCCAGCCCCTGCCCAGCCTGTTCGTGGTCGTGGACGAGTTCAGCGAACTGCTCTCCATGCACCGCGACTTCATGGACCTGTTCGTGATGATCGGCCGCCTGGGACGCAGCCTCGGCGTGCACCTGCTGCTGGCCTCGCAGCGCCTGGACGAAGGCCGGATCCACCAGCTAGAGAGCCACCTTTCGTACCGAATCGGTCTACGCACCTTCTCGGCGATGGAGAGCCGCGGCGTGCTCGGGGTGACTGACGCCTACGAGCTGCCCGCCCAGCCCGGCAGCGGCTTCCTCAAAAGCGGGGTGGACGCGCTCACCCGCTTCCGAGCCGCCTATGTTTCGGGCCCCTACGTGAAGCGGCGAAGTGCTGTCGTGCAGGCCCAGGTGGCCAGCCAGATCGTGCCGTGGACGTCCGGCTGGGTCGTCCCGCGAGCGCCCGCCGCGGACCCGGAGCTGGGTGAGAGCCAGGAAGCCCCGGAGCCGGAGGCCGAGGAAGCAGAGAGCGGCGAGACGCTGCTGTCGGTGGCTGTGGAGCGGTTGCGTGGCTCCGGCCCGCCCGCGCACCAAGTCTGGCTGCCGCCGCTGGATGTGCCACCCACGCTGGACCAGTTGCTGCCGCCGCTCGCACCCCACCCGCGCTTCGGGCTCACCACGGCCGACTGGCCGTCACGGGGCAGGCTCACCGTCCCCGTGGGCATCGTGGACCGGCCCTTCGACCAGCTCCGCGACCTGCTGACGGTGGACCTCTCCAGCTCCGGCGGCCACGTGGCCATCGCGGGCGGTCCGCAAAGCGGCAAGAGCACCCTGTTGCGGACCCTGATCACCGCGCTCGCTCTGACCCACACTCCGCGCGAGGTGCAGTTCTACTGCCTGGACTTCGGCGGCGGTACCTTGGCCGGACTGAGCGGCCTGCCGCACATGGGCGGTGTGGCTGCGCGTGTGGACTCCGAGCGGGTGGGTCGCACGGTCGCCGAGGTAAACGCGGTGCTGAGCGGCCGGGAGCGGTTCTTCCTGGAGCATGGCGTCGACTCCATGGCCACCTATCGCAAGCGCCGGGCGGAAGGGGAGTTCCCGGACGAGCCGCACGGCGACGTGTTCCTCGTGATCGACGGCTGGTCGACAGTGCGCCAGGACTTCGACACGCACATCCCGACGTTCAACGCGCTCGCCGCGCGGGGCCTCAACTACGGGGTGCACCTGATCGTCACCACTGCGCGGTGGGTGGAGCTGTCGGCGTCCGTCCGCGACCAGGCGGGCACCCGACTCGAGTTGCGCATGGGCGATTCGATGGACTCACACATCGACTCGCGGAAGGCTGCCGCCGTGCCGCGCAGCCCGGGCCGTGGGCTGACGGGTGAAAGGCTGCACTACCTCGCGGCGCTGCCGAGGATCGACGGAGTGGAGGACTCCGACGATTTGGCGGACGGTGTCGCTGGCCTCGTCTCTGCGGTCAGCGAGAGCTGGACCGGCCCCAGCGCACCGCCTGTGCGGATGCTGCCCAGTCGGGTGGAGGTGAGCGAACTGCCCACCCCGGAGGGTGATCTGCGGATCGCGATCGGGCTGGAGGAGAACGAGTTGGCGCCGGTGTGGCACGACTTCTCCGAGAACCCGCACATGATCGTGGTGGGCGACACCGAGTGCGGCAAGACCAACCTGCTGAAGGTGCTCGCCAAGGGCATCACCGACTCGTACACCCCGGCAGAGGCCCGCATCATGACCGTCGACTACCGGCGCCAGCTGGTGGAGGCAGTGCCCGAGGAGTACCGGCTGGGGCATGCTGTGTCGCTGGACGTGCTCCAGGAGCTGGTGAACGGCGTGGCGCGCGCGGTCAAGCAGCGGGTGCCAGACGCCGACGTCAGCCCCTCGCGGATGAAGCTGTGCGACTGGTGGACCGGTCCGCGGCTGTTCATTCTGGTGGACGACTACGACATGGTCGGCACCGGCCCGCTGGCGCAGCCTTTCATGCCGCTCCTGGACCATCTGGCGCTCGGGTACGAGGTTGGCCTCCATATCGTCGTGGCGCGCTCCTCGGCGGGGGCCGGGCGCGGTCTGAACGAGTCGCTGTTGCGGCGGCTCCAGGAGGTCAACACTCCCGCCCTGCTGATGTCCTGCCCGCCCTCAGAGGGCTACCTCTTCGGCAATGTCAAGGGCCGCACACTTATCCCTGGTCGGGCGGTACGTATCGCCCGCCGCAAGAGCGTGCAGGTGCAGACGGCGTTGGCGGAGGGCGAGGCCACATGA
- the eccD gene encoding type VII secretion integral membrane protein EccD, translating to MTDKQATSLCRLTVRAPAKTIDLAVPADVPVADLLPTVISYGGDDLEEAGLEHEGWILQRLGGPPLDPESTLDSLGMRDGDVLFLRSRTDALPEVHLDDLVDGISTSMRGRPYGWSAEASRRLLRGLFVSVLALGLVVLALPGPSPSLRALAAGLAGLLLVAGAGSASRAVGDTAAGAAIGFMVAPYFALAGWLLPGGELSGPHGDAVLGARLLAAAAAVAGGAVLALAAVGLYPALFLGVATIAAGGALGAVVIIVGGLGPEQAASVVALAAVLLGGFVPSLSFRLSGMRMPPLPTNAQQLQEGIDPYPTNEVERRSILADGWMTAFYGSVGLICVPCLAAMASRPGLAEICTMIALSLLLLLHSRGLGNALQRIALTAAGAWGAALLLFVSALGFGAADRLIFTASLLGLTASIAIASWTVPGRRLVPYWGRAAEVLHSIAAFSMLPLTLWSLGVYGALRGLNG from the coding sequence ATGACTGACAAACAGGCGACAAGCCTGTGCCGCCTCACCGTCCGCGCCCCCGCAAAGACGATCGACCTGGCTGTGCCCGCCGACGTGCCCGTCGCCGATCTGTTGCCCACTGTGATCAGCTACGGGGGAGACGACCTGGAAGAAGCCGGGTTGGAGCATGAAGGTTGGATCCTCCAGCGCCTCGGCGGCCCGCCGCTCGATCCTGAGAGTACCCTGGACTCCCTCGGGATGCGCGACGGTGACGTGCTCTTTCTCAGGTCGCGCACCGATGCGCTGCCCGAAGTGCACCTGGACGATCTGGTCGACGGCATATCCACCAGCATGCGGGGGCGTCCGTACGGCTGGAGTGCCGAGGCCAGCCGCCGACTGCTGCGGGGTCTGTTCGTCTCCGTGCTCGCCCTCGGCCTCGTTGTTCTCGCCCTGCCCGGCCCATCGCCATCGCTGCGAGCCCTAGCCGCAGGCCTAGCTGGGCTGCTGCTCGTCGCAGGGGCGGGCTCGGCGAGCCGGGCCGTCGGGGACACGGCAGCGGGCGCGGCCATCGGCTTCATGGTCGCCCCCTATTTCGCGCTGGCCGGCTGGCTGCTGCCCGGAGGTGAGTTGAGCGGTCCGCACGGCGATGCCGTGCTCGGCGCCAGACTGCTGGCCGCGGCGGCAGCCGTTGCGGGCGGGGCGGTGCTCGCCCTGGCCGCCGTCGGCCTGTACCCAGCGTTGTTCCTAGGTGTCGCCACGATCGCCGCGGGTGGTGCGCTCGGCGCTGTGGTGATCATCGTCGGGGGACTCGGACCCGAACAGGCCGCGAGCGTGGTGGCGTTGGCGGCGGTGCTCCTGGGCGGTTTCGTGCCGTCGTTGTCGTTTCGGCTCTCCGGGATGAGGATGCCTCCGCTGCCCACCAACGCCCAGCAACTGCAGGAGGGTATCGACCCCTACCCCACCAACGAGGTCGAGCGCCGTTCCATCCTCGCAGACGGCTGGATGACCGCCTTCTATGGAAGCGTCGGCCTGATCTGCGTGCCCTGCCTGGCGGCCATGGCCTCCCGCCCTGGACTCGCAGAGATCTGCACCATGATCGCGCTTTCCCTCCTGCTGCTCCTGCACAGCCGGGGCCTCGGCAATGCCTTGCAGCGCATCGCGCTCACCGCGGCGGGGGCATGGGGCGCCGCCCTGCTGCTGTTCGTCTCGGCGCTCGGCTTCGGCGCCGCCGACCGGCTGATCTTCACCGCTAGTCTGCTCGGCCTGACGGCGTCCATCGCCATCGCCTCGTGGACGGTGCCCGGTCGGCGACTCGTGCCGTACTGGGGACGCGCGGCCGAGGTGCTGCACTCCATCGCGGCGTTCAGCATGCTGCCGCTCACGCTCTGGTCGCTCGGCGTCTACGGCGCCCTGCGCGGCCTCAACGGCTGA
- a CDS encoding right-handed parallel beta-helix repeat-containing protein — MSRQLLMVGPDRSDGFQTIGEALAQARTGAVIRVKPGRYPESLVIRTRVTIVADGDRGSVEICPRREGAINLLADAVMLTDLVLRGHDKEIPVVDVARGQVALDGCTVTGSGWAAVLMRGSGSLAARGCRISNPGGAGIVDTSQAESSIEDCHFENLGTSAVVIGEQARPTVRGCRVRGARGNGILANGEARGTVEECDISGTDKPAIALEGHSSTRVLRTTVRDASVGLFITSIARPEIEDCEFTSISGSAVVISGGADPLLVNCRTRKPKHSGLLVLDRSRGTLEGCEFTSSAEPAIRVAEGSSPILIDTVVRDCRCESAAVLLADDSAAEFDRLQVVDAAGVGISIQSSANPLLRRAIVSGSGGNGVEISADGRGRLEHCEIESAGGAALHIADEADPFVSDTVLRSAAKAGLMVAEYGLGTLRDCLIESSADSGVAVQAHGEITLERVRVQGAKAHGVHVMRGGRAALTGCEITGSTGDGIRVDSEHEVSLKGCVVRDNKGAGLKQSRSSEQLAVSSLNSVDNGAEDAWGENARGAVGGSGSGVSVAKAEPEGPLAELEALIGLENVKHQVRTLVNLNQLAQRRIRLGMPVASMSRHLIFAGPPGTGKTTVARLYGSILAELGVLRTGHLVEVARADLVAQVIGGTAIKTTEAFNSALGGVLFIDEAYTLTPEGASSNDFGRESVDTLLKLMEDHRDDVVVVAAGYSEQMESFLSANPGLASRFTRTVEFANYSVEELVTITESMCASHEYKLEPLTREALALHFDGMTRNATFGNGRAARGMFEEMIDRQSFRLAAMPDPSESDLSLLLPEDVGDTVAASVRGAAEQTDDADSPLARLEAMIGLSSVKREVTDLVNLLSNARQRVAAGLPAPKISNHLVFTGPPGTGKTTVARLYAELLHSLGVLRRPQLVEVARTDLVGQYIGQTAQLTKEVFNSAMGGVLFIDEAYTLTPGGSSNDFGREAVDTLLKLMEDHRDDTVVIVAGYTEEMARFLDSNPGLASRFSRFVEFENYSTEELVTIVTGHAAASGYECAPETLTALHSHIGALPRDRSFGNARLARKLLENMITRQAGRLGGLDAPSVEDLKLLLPADLPASSSIGQRLEVQST; from the coding sequence GTGTCACGGCAGTTGCTCATGGTCGGCCCAGACCGGTCGGACGGTTTCCAGACGATCGGTGAGGCACTGGCGCAGGCGCGCACCGGAGCGGTGATCCGGGTCAAGCCCGGACGCTACCCCGAGAGCCTGGTCATCAGGACCCGGGTCACCATCGTCGCCGACGGCGACCGGGGAAGCGTCGAGATCTGCCCGCGCCGTGAGGGCGCGATCAACCTCCTGGCAGACGCGGTGATGCTCACCGATCTCGTCCTGCGCGGTCACGACAAGGAGATCCCGGTTGTAGACGTGGCGAGAGGACAGGTGGCCCTGGACGGATGCACCGTCACCGGCTCGGGGTGGGCAGCCGTCCTGATGCGCGGCTCGGGCTCGCTGGCCGCCCGCGGCTGCCGGATCAGCAATCCCGGTGGGGCCGGCATCGTGGACACCTCGCAGGCGGAGAGCTCCATCGAGGACTGCCACTTCGAGAACCTCGGCACCTCCGCCGTGGTGATCGGGGAACAGGCCCGGCCCACCGTGCGCGGCTGCCGTGTGCGCGGCGCCCGCGGCAACGGCATCCTGGCCAACGGCGAGGCCCGGGGCACGGTAGAGGAGTGCGACATCTCCGGCACGGACAAGCCTGCCATCGCCCTCGAGGGACACAGCTCCACCCGGGTGCTGCGCACCACCGTCCGCGACGCGTCCGTTGGCCTGTTCATCACCAGCATCGCCCGCCCGGAGATTGAGGACTGCGAGTTCACCTCGATCTCCGGCAGCGCCGTCGTGATCTCCGGCGGCGCCGATCCGCTGCTGGTCAACTGCCGTACGCGCAAGCCGAAGCACAGCGGGCTGCTGGTCCTGGACCGCTCCCGCGGCACACTGGAGGGCTGCGAGTTCACCAGCTCCGCCGAGCCCGCGATCCGCGTCGCCGAGGGCAGCTCCCCCATCCTGATCGACACAGTGGTACGCGACTGCCGCTGCGAGTCCGCTGCCGTGCTGCTCGCGGACGACAGCGCGGCGGAGTTCGACCGGCTGCAGGTCGTGGACGCTGCCGGAGTCGGCATCTCCATCCAATCCAGCGCAAACCCGCTGCTGCGCCGCGCGATCGTCAGCGGCTCCGGCGGGAACGGCGTGGAAATCTCGGCCGACGGCCGGGGACGTCTGGAGCACTGCGAGATCGAGTCGGCGGGCGGCGCCGCGCTGCACATCGCGGACGAGGCAGACCCGTTCGTCTCCGACACGGTGCTGCGCTCGGCCGCAAAAGCAGGCCTCATGGTCGCGGAGTACGGCTTGGGAACGTTGAGAGACTGTCTGATCGAGTCCAGCGCCGATTCCGGCGTGGCCGTCCAGGCACATGGCGAGATTACCCTCGAACGGGTGCGGGTGCAGGGTGCCAAGGCCCACGGCGTCCATGTAATGCGTGGCGGCCGTGCCGCCCTGACCGGCTGCGAGATCACCGGCAGCACGGGCGACGGTATCCGAGTCGACAGCGAACACGAGGTGTCCCTCAAGGGTTGCGTTGTACGCGACAACAAGGGTGCCGGGCTCAAGCAGAGCCGCTCCAGCGAGCAACTGGCGGTCTCGTCCCTGAACAGCGTGGACAACGGCGCCGAAGACGCCTGGGGTGAGAACGCCAGGGGCGCCGTGGGCGGCTCCGGCAGCGGTGTCAGCGTCGCCAAGGCCGAGCCTGAAGGGCCGCTTGCCGAGCTGGAGGCGCTGATCGGCCTAGAGAACGTCAAACACCAGGTCCGTACTCTGGTCAACCTCAACCAGCTCGCTCAGCGCAGGATCAGGCTCGGCATGCCCGTCGCGTCGATGAGCCGCCATCTGATCTTCGCGGGCCCTCCTGGCACTGGCAAGACCACGGTCGCCCGGCTCTATGGCAGCATCCTGGCGGAACTCGGCGTGCTGCGCACCGGTCACCTCGTCGAGGTAGCGCGCGCCGACCTTGTTGCCCAGGTCATCGGCGGCACGGCTATCAAGACCACGGAGGCGTTCAACAGCGCCCTCGGCGGTGTCCTATTCATCGACGAGGCCTACACCCTGACCCCGGAGGGCGCCTCGTCCAACGACTTCGGACGGGAGTCGGTGGACACCCTGCTCAAGCTGATGGAGGACCACCGCGACGACGTGGTCGTGGTCGCAGCCGGCTACTCGGAGCAGATGGAGTCCTTCCTGTCCGCCAATCCCGGCCTTGCCTCACGCTTCACCCGCACGGTCGAATTCGCCAACTACTCAGTAGAAGAGCTGGTGACGATCACCGAGTCCATGTGCGCCAGCCACGAGTACAAGCTGGAGCCGCTGACACGCGAGGCTCTGGCATTGCACTTCGACGGGATGACACGGAACGCGACGTTCGGCAACGGCCGCGCCGCCCGAGGTATGTTCGAGGAAATGATCGACCGGCAGTCGTTCCGGCTCGCCGCTATGCCAGACCCCAGCGAGAGCGACCTGTCGCTGCTCCTGCCCGAGGACGTAGGCGATACCGTAGCCGCGAGCGTCCGCGGCGCCGCGGAACAGACGGACGACGCTGACAGCCCCCTGGCCAGGCTGGAAGCAATGATTGGCCTCAGCTCGGTCAAGCGCGAGGTAACAGACCTGGTCAATCTGCTCTCCAACGCCCGCCAGCGGGTCGCAGCCGGCCTGCCCGCCCCCAAGATCAGCAACCACCTGGTGTTCACCGGACCGCCCGGAACCGGCAAAACCACCGTGGCGCGGCTCTACGCCGAACTGCTGCACTCCCTGGGCGTGCTGCGCCGCCCCCAGCTGGTGGAGGTCGCCCGCACCGATCTGGTCGGGCAGTACATCGGCCAGACGGCGCAGTTGACGAAAGAGGTCTTCAACAGCGCCATGGGCGGTGTGCTGTTCATCGACGAGGCGTACACCCTCACCCCCGGCGGATCGTCCAACGACTTCGGCCGCGAGGCCGTGGACACCCTGCTCAAGCTGATGGAGGACCACCGCGACGACACCGTGGTCATCGTGGCCGGCTACACCGAGGAGATGGCGCGATTCCTCGACTCCAACCCGGGCCTCGCATCCCGGTTCTCCCGCTTCGTGGAGTTCGAGAACTATTCCACCGAGGAGTTGGTCACCATCGTCACCGGGCATGCTGCCGCCTCCGGGTACGAGTGCGCTCCCGAGACGCTCACCGCGCTGCACAGCCACATCGGCGCCCTGCCACGTGACCGCTCGTTCGGGAACGCACGGCTCGCCCGCAAGCTCCTGGAAAACATGATCACCCGCCAGGCGGGCCGACTCGGCGGCCTGGACGCCCCCAGCGTAGAGGACCTCAAGCTGCTCCTGCCAGCAGACCTGCCAGCCAGCAGCTCGATCGGTCAACGGCTGGAAGTCCAGTCAACTTGA
- a CDS encoding S8 family serine peptidase: MTSHLIHRLITIAVAASAVLPAASGPAVADQTADTAFQTSADPGAISLPPLPVRLGAGQPCTVASQKTATAATWSGSALGLHRAHQLSEGEGVTVALVDTGVGSGVPALSGRVTALGGAGTDCPGHGSFAAGLIAAAPEKGKGVVGLAPQARILAVSGTDDRGAPSVQRVAQGIRASAKRGAEVIYVGATLRTGRAELASAVAYAVREDALVVAPAAPDAVPREELGPNGELPRGPYWPAALPDVLSVVDFGPSGVRQEKAPPAYRPELAAPGGGMVSVGPRGSGHYIGSGASLAAACAAGAAALVRAYHPEMTAEQVRRQLLEASYPSDIPRLDPYAAMSTVLPAARSQSAIKAAKPPAARMPAPPDNRPRTRGLAIAAVCLAVVLLVGAAGVVIPLGRARGWLPPGR; this comes from the coding sequence ATGACAAGCCATCTGATACACCGACTTATTACTATCGCCGTGGCTGCCTCCGCCGTGCTCCCCGCCGCGTCCGGCCCGGCCGTCGCCGACCAGACCGCGGACACGGCATTCCAGACCTCGGCGGATCCGGGAGCGATCAGCCTGCCCCCGCTGCCCGTTCGCCTCGGGGCCGGACAACCTTGCACCGTGGCGTCTCAGAAGACCGCTACGGCGGCGACCTGGTCCGGGAGCGCACTCGGCCTGCACCGGGCGCATCAGCTCTCCGAGGGCGAGGGCGTGACCGTCGCGCTGGTGGACACCGGAGTGGGTTCCGGCGTACCCGCGCTGTCCGGCCGGGTGACCGCCCTCGGCGGTGCGGGCACCGACTGCCCGGGCCACGGCAGTTTCGCCGCCGGGCTCATCGCCGCCGCGCCAGAGAAGGGCAAGGGGGTGGTCGGGCTCGCCCCGCAGGCCCGCATCCTTGCCGTGAGCGGCACAGACGACCGCGGTGCGCCCAGCGTGCAGCGTGTCGCCCAGGGGATACGTGCCTCCGCCAAGCGCGGAGCTGAGGTGATCTACGTCGGCGCGACTCTGCGCACGGGCCGAGCGGAGCTGGCCTCGGCCGTCGCGTACGCCGTCCGTGAGGACGCTCTGGTGGTCGCGCCGGCGGCCCCGGACGCCGTGCCGCGGGAGGAGCTGGGCCCCAACGGCGAGCTGCCGCGCGGCCCGTACTGGCCCGCGGCCCTGCCCGACGTGCTCTCCGTGGTGGACTTCGGGCCCAGTGGCGTACGGCAGGAGAAGGCCCCGCCCGCCTACCGGCCGGAACTCGCGGCGCCCGGTGGCGGCATGGTCAGCGTCGGCCCGCGCGGCTCCGGGCACTACATCGGCTCCGGCGCCTCGCTGGCCGCCGCCTGCGCGGCCGGCGCTGCCGCCCTTGTACGCGCCTACCACCCCGAGATGACTGCCGAGCAGGTCAGGCGCCAGCTGCTGGAGGCGTCCTACCCGTCTGACATCCCCCGGCTTGATCCGTACGCGGCCATGTCCACAGTCCTGCCGGCAGCCCGTTCCCAGAGCGCCATCAAGGCAGCCAAACCCCCGGCGGCCCGCATGCCGGCGCCCCCCGACAACCGGCCCCGCACTCGGGGGCTGGCCATCGCCGCGGTCTGCCTGGCCGTGGTGCTGCTGGTCGGCGCCGCCGGCGTGGTCATCCCACTTGGCCGGGCCAGAGGCTGGCTCCCGCCGGGGCGCTAG